A segment of the Ochotona princeps isolate mOchPri1 chromosome 16, mOchPri1.hap1, whole genome shotgun sequence genome:
TTCTCGGCCACGTGGTAAATGAGGCGCAGGGGTCGGGAGGTGCTGTGGAGGCGAGCGTGCAGGCGGTGGTACAGGTCCGAAAGCCGCTgccgctcctcctctctgcagtacGGGGCCTCCAGCTCGGGGCTGTCGTGACGGAGCGGATGGAGGGCAAAGTTAGTCCAGGGACCTCCTGGCTGGCCTAGGGATTTCCACTAGATCAGGGAGCAGTGCCTCCTCCAGGGGTTGGAAGCTGAGCTGCTCTCAGGGGGCTTTCTGGTGTCCACTAGACACCGCAAGAACAGGGGCGCTCCTTCAAGCTGGTGGCTGACCTTCCATCACAAATGCTCCACTCACGCTGTTTCTCATGAGTCACATACATCTGTGAGAAGCTGACCCTCCTAGTTAGACAAGCCATCCCACCCGGCCAATTGCCCACAGAGGCAGGGCCCACCTGGTGAACTGGGGCAGCTGGCGGTGGTGGTCAGGGATGTCCAATGGTTTATAGAGGAAGTGTCGCAAGCCGGGGGCCCCCACAGCTTGCACACTGTAGGCAGGTGCGCTGGCTGATGGGGTGTTAGAGAAGCTGGCAGCCTCCCCAAGGGCATGCTGGGCACCAAGGGTCTGCAGCCCATCTTCAACCAAGCGCCGGCAGGCGGCCATGGCATGGAAGGCTTCACGGTGGGTGCCGAGCAGCAGCAGGCAGACGGGCACGGCATCCAGGCGGGCCACGTAGGCGTAGAAGAAACCATCGGGGTTAAAGCGGGGCAGgcacacaggggcccaggcctcaccggctgcaaaggctggggcgCCCACCCAGTCCAGTAGCAGCTGCAAGTCGGCAGGGTCCAACCGGCATTCTGCTAGCACGTTCCGCTCCTGGGCTGCCGTCACCAGCCGGCCGCCTACTGCCAGCACGGACAGCGCCAGGCCGGGTGCTATACAGCGGCGGAGTAGTGCACCCAGGGCTTCCCGCAGCGGGCGAGCCAGGGGCACGCAGCGCACAGCACCCAGAAGCAAGGCCCCTGGGTCCCGCTCCACGCTGTCCAGAAGCCGGTCCAGTGTGCGCTCGGAGCCAGCCAGCAGGCGGCGAAGGTCGTAGTTCTGTTTGTGTGCAAAGATGCGAGCCACACTCGCACGTGTCAAGGTGCTCACAATCTGGGCGTGCACGGCCAGCAGCTCTCCCCGCAGCTGGGCTGCCGACTGAGGAGTCCGGGACACAGCCACCAGAAGCAGTGGGCCCTGCTGCAGGAACACCAGCTTGTGGTCCTCTGGTGGACGGAAGGGAAAGggcaggacagagaaggacatgaCTGGAGGGGGTCAAGCAGGACTCTTC
Coding sequences within it:
- the MON1B gene encoding vacuolar fusion protein MON1 homolog B, yielding MEAGGDSAAAAAAPGGRAEDLGDTRLPSEETGDGDGGVLAGPRSPGDGDLDGAEAKAAEQPASPPSPLPTSECPSSTGEGWSPAASERIPRHGLESGPGAQGGDPSDEDWRSQRKHVFVLSEAGKPIYSRYGSVEALSATMGVMTALVSFVQSAGDAIRAIYAEDHKLVFLQQGPLLLVAVSRTPQSAAQLRGELLAVHAQIVSTLTRASVARIFAHKQNYDLRRLLAGSERTLDRLLDSVERDPGALLLGAVRCVPLARPLREALGALLRRCIAPGLALSVLAVGGRLVTAAQERNVLAECRLDPADLQLLLDWVGAPAFAAGEAWAPVCLPRFNPDGFFYAYVARLDAVPVCLLLLGTHREAFHAMAACRRLVEDGLQTLGAQHALGEAASFSNTPSASAPAYSVQAVGAPGLRHFLYKPLDIPDHHRQLPQFTSPELEAPYCREEERQRLSDLYHRLHARLHSTSRPLRLIYHVAEKETLLAWGTSKFELYTCLSPLVTKAGAILVVTKLLRWLKKEEDRLFIRYPPKYSTPPATSTDQASHNGLFTGL